The DNA window GCGTCATctaaccaccaccaccaccgaggGGGAAAAGTCTCCTCGGCTCAAAATCTGGACCGAAAATCGATGGCTGCAACACGATATTTACACGCGCGATTCATCACCTTTTTGAATCGCATGTTAGAGGACAAAGGGCTTTCACTTTCAATTAACAGACTTTATGAGCATTTTGTCTGACCCAAGCTCCGGCGCCAAAATCGCCCTCGTTGGTGGCGCTATTCCGTTGAGAGATCGACGTCATTAAAACGTTGCAGAAGCCcgtttttcatttcaaactaTGTAATTGCTTTGCAACGTCAAACACTAACCGTTTAAAATGTCGTGTCGATTGTTGACGAAATACATTTGAAGCCGTTGAAGGTGTATTACATTcgttacaaaaacaaaacaaaaaaaaccctcaacGCAGTTGGAGCGTCATTTCACTGCCAAACAGTAACGGTGTTTGCGCCGTGCCACGTGACGTGGCGGCCTCCAGTCAGGTGTAATGGTTGGTGATGTTGTTGACACAGCTGATGTGGGAGGGGGACACGGCGCCGAAGGCCCCCGGCGGCTGCAGGTTGTGGCTGTGATACAGGGCCGCAGATGGAGAGGCGGGCCAGTAGGAGAACCCGGACGGGCCGACTCCGGGAGCCACCAGGTTGAGCTTGGAAATCCCGGAGAAGGGTATCGGGGAGAAGTTTCCCTGGAACTTGTAGAGGGCCTGTTCGGTGGTGGACGGCTGGCACACTTGGGCCAGGCCGTGGAAATCGAATTTGTAAGCGTAGCGCTTCCCGTGGACCTTGGTCATGATGTTCTTGTCGTAGTAATAGCGCAAGGCTCGGCTCAGTTTGTCGTAGTTCATGTTGGGTTTGCTCTTGCGCTCCCCCCACCGCCGGGCGACCTCGTCCGGGTCGATGAGCTTGAACTCGCCGTTCGTTCCTTCCCAGGCGATGCAGGACATGTTGGCGCTGTCGGAGAGGAGCTCCAGCAGGAACTGCCACAGCTGGATCTGACCGCTGCCTGCGGGCGGGAGGGAGGCACACGCGGGACTGAGTGGTGCAAGTGGACACCGCAGCCCAAACTTAGAGCAACAGAACACCcaagcgatatatatatattgcttcatattgaataaataaaatgcaggcATGTGCgcatcatttattattattattattattattactattatattattattgttattattattattattattattattattattattattattattattattatataatgtgcgaaaagaaaagttattttcactcgttcttctttttttttttttaatgatttctcACATTTAAACGAACGAGGCGTATTTATGTTCTAAATATGTGTTCTAAAATTATATCTATTTATTAATCAGGAGCGAATGTACATTGCTAATACAAGATAATGGCACCATCATCGTTATTTTATCGTTCGTAAAGAAAAAGCGCTTGTAGATACAGATCGCCGAGATTAGGGTCGGAATTCGATGAAACAGTAAAACCGTGTGAATGAAAAATTAGAAATATAatcaatattataatataaatgtGTTATATATATCGATTTAATATATCGAATAATCGATTTAATCAAAGTAGGTTTATATCATTGCATATGATTTACTTGCATTTGTTGTGGCATGGTGTCGCTGCCATAAGTATCGTAAATTATACCGGCATTAGCTCTTTAAAATATTCTTTCTTACCTTTCTGTACTCCGCCGTTGATGGGGCCCCATGATGCTCCTTTGCTGTCTTTCAACAGATTGTCTGCTGGATCTGTAATCACAGTTTCAAGACGTCACTTCTAAAATGTCCAAGCGATTAGTTGTATTGAATATCATCACTATAACATCGGCTGAATGTGGATACATGGATATGAATGACAGCAGAGTTTTGGGAAGGGCTTCAAAAAGGTAAGAAAATGGAGAAGCTCAGGTGAAACGAGAGGAAAGGCGGTGGAAATCCCAACTGCGCGCGTCCCATGTGTGAGGCTGTGATGCTGGAGCTCGTCTCGCCGTCTCCCCTCCAGGAAACGCGTCCAGGAAAAAGGATTTCCGATTTCCGACAAAAGAGCAGACGAGCATCCAGATTGAAAAGGCTGAACGGTCCGGTGTTATGGCGCATCGCGGCACCCGCACCCACCGAACATGACCtaaaataatgaacaaagtgcagCACGATGTGTTTGTGAGAGAGAACCAACCTGGGAGATACATGTTGAACATGAGCTTTCCTCCAGTCTCCTGTCTCATTGTGCGCACTGCTTCACCCAGGCTTGGCTTTCATTTGGTGGCGCAGGAGAAGATTTTTATTAAACTTTATCTCATAACTGGGATCTGGAATAAATGCGACTGGACAGATTACGAGTTTCCAGGCAACTGTCAGTGGTCCCCATCTCTGAGACAATATTCAGACAGCAATTTCCCCTGCTGCATTGCTTTAATTAAAAGAGCAATTTACCTCTGTCAGCCCGCCCGGTGCCCACAATAAAAAGCGGCCGATCGAAATTGGGCCCTTATCAACCCGCCATCACAGTTTAATAAAGTTGCTGCGTTAAGATCTGAGTTTCTATGGTGAATTGAAGTGTTTGACATGGAAACCAGTTCAGATCCTGCACACTTTTCCGCCTATTTACCTCTGGACAAACAAAACAGCCATTTTATGTTGAAAAGAATATTTACCATAAAAGCACGCGTCAGCGCACACGAGTCAACAGGGACCTTCTGCTGGCGTGATTTTAGATGCGATCACGTTGACTTGAGCCCGAGACATGTCGGAAACCGAAACCACACTTCATTCCAAATCACAATTTTTAATTCCgtttgcaaaatgttttttttttcttttctgtccacCCCTTTCTTCGTCTCGATTACACACAGAgtaatttaaaaattaaaatagtgAAACTCTACAGTAGTTGCAGTACATGCAACGTCAACCTGAAAAGGCTATGAATtacattaataaaaaattaCATGGTTCTTCAGTTGCTTCGTGCTGTcagtaataaaatataatgacaACCCAACAGCATCTAGGGTCAAAATAGTGCTATTTATATCTGAAGTAATACTAAATATAGCGTACATAAACGTCTAACGTCAAGGGACATCAATTTTGGGAATCAAATCTGGCTTTCTTTCACTATGTTCATAATAATGgtgttttttatgttatttatttttacatttatttttacatttatttttttttcatttatttattttttttcagcaaacAATTTTGATTTTTTACACATAttgtttaatttaaataaaaataaaataccagtattatttcaataaaatctgAATTTTACTCAGAAATCACAACCTCACATAGAAATGTATTCAGTTAGCACAACCTAATATCCAGTGCCGGTTGTCAAGTTCAAGGCGGAATTCCTCGCGCTTATTTACCAgcttaattgaaaataaaaagtcctCCCATGGCATCTGTCTATTAGAGCTTAGTAATAGGTTACAATAACAATTTACATCATATCTGCATTGAGCTTGCAAATTGTCTACAATTGTCTACAACCAAATTatagagaaacacacacacacacacacacacactatatatatatatatatatatatatatatatatatatatatatatatatatatatatatatatatatatatatatacacacacacacacacaactctcatTGTCTCTCAATTTTGCTTGTCTTGTATCATACTACTAGAATGTAACACGAGTCAACAGCTGAAGGATTATGAAGTGATCTTTTATTGTATTGATTACACAGAGACTCAACACAGATCCACACAGCACAAAATGGCGACACCACCGTTAGTGCAGCCCGAGAAGGCTGGAACTGGCTTTGCTGAGCACATATACACGTCACCTTTTACTTTTCAGCACAATGActcgtgtttgtttttaaacatagCCACTATTAAGGAGACGGCCTTTACCATCATGAACTCACACTCTTTGCAGAGAGAAAAAGACGGTATTGAGCAAAAACGTTCTACTGCAACTcatgaggaaaaagaaaaaaaagaaaaaaatacagtgtgTAAAAAGAATATCCTTGTCGACAAACTAGAGCAttcttttaaacaaacaacCTACAATGACGAAGCTGTACAAAGTTTGACTATCACCCTTATCATGTCCGTCATCTCAAatggcaaaaagaaaaagtcaacaaaagctcaaGAGACGTTACAGGACAACAAATGTGTCTAATAATCTGTTTAAAGGTTTGCTTGTACCCCACCAAACGGAAAATCCATGTGGGAAGTGGGTtaaagcaagaaagaaagagaatcaCATCACATTTTAGATCTTGAGTCCGAAATGCCCATTAGTTGTCGTAGAGAAGAAGTAGATGACAATTCGTCAGTagtttgtttcacatttaaaatactAATAATCATCttagatgttaaaaaaaaagaaaaaagttgcaATGTGTCCAAATTGCTGACAAAAATTAACATCTTTAATTTGGCGCGGATGCCTCTTGAAATACCATTTCATAAGCAATTTGAAAAAAGCATGACATCTCATCTTATCCAGTACGGTGATCATGTAAAACTATGCAGAAGTGGAGACTAAATTAGACGTGCGCTAGGAAGATGTCAGCACATCAGGATATTGCTCACGGCTGTAGGGAGTGTCTCTGGCGTCCCAGACTTGCTTTAGCTGCCTGTGTCCATGTATGAGTCGCAGGCAACTTAAAACAAGCCTGGAAAGCTGGACTGGATCAGCAGCTGGTACAAGTGGAGATGAGCAGAGGGAAACGCTGAACCGACAGACACACAAGCAGAAATAGTAACACCATATTGCAACATATAGTAGCAACATCAAAACGTGGAGTTGGGATCTAGGAAGTAGCTATTCGTAACAGAAGGTATGGAACCAGCCAACATGGTGGCCATGTGGCCAGCCATCCCTCCACAGTCCCACAGAGAGCTGAAGACTCACCTGGATGCGAGGTGCAGGTCTACTGCAGCACCTTCCACCTTTCAGCTGCCACTCCAGTCTGAGCCTCGCTGAAGCGGCTTTAATCTGTCTGTGGAGGAATGTATATTTGAGAAAGGTGTGTGTGCACAGTTACACGTTTATTATaatatcctgtttttttttgggtgtgGGCCTGTGAGCTACTTGTGGGTGTGGATCACGGAATCCTACGTCCTGGACGGCAAGGAGTATTGTGACTGGAGGTAAACACACTCCAGGATCCCAAAAGTGTGGATAAACAGAGTGGTGTCATGCACGGCAGCTCCATTTTACAGTGGGGAAGAAGAACTCCACTGCAACACCGTGTTTGTTGCTTCACTGCTGCCTTTGGAAATGTATCATCTATCCAGTCTGATAGTGCAAAAATAGGAATCAGCAACGTTAAAGCA is part of the Synchiropus splendidus isolate RoL2022-P1 chromosome 10, RoL_Sspl_1.0, whole genome shotgun sequence genome and encodes:
- the fev gene encoding protein FEV, with the translated sequence MRQETGGKLMFNMYLPDPADNLLKDSKGASWGPINGGVQKGSGQIQLWQFLLELLSDSANMSCIAWEGTNGEFKLIDPDEVARRWGERKSKPNMNYDKLSRALRYYYDKNIMTKVHGKRYAYKFDFHGLAQVCQPSTTEQALYKFQGNFSPIPFSGISKLNLVAPGVGPSGFSYWPASPSAALYHSHNLQPPGAFGAVSPSHISCVNNITNHYT